The DNA sequence TGGTTCCGGTCGGCCGACCAACCCCCACAGATCTCCCCGTCGACATCCGGATCGACGGCGCAACGGTGACCGAGATCGCTCCCGGGCTTCGCCCGACCGGCGCGGAGACGGTGATCGACGCCGACGGCCGCTGGGCCATCCCCGGACTCTGGGACCAGCACGCTCACCTGACCTGGTGGGCCCAAAGCCGTTCCAAACTGGACGTATCCGGCACATCAGGTCCTGGCGACGTGCTGCGTATCGTCGCCGACCACGTGGCGTCACTGCCCCACCCCTGGCGGTCCGGCGCGATCATCGGCTACGGATTCCGAACGGCCACCTGGCCCGAACAGCCAACCGCTGCCATGCTCGACACCGTCAGCGGATCCCATCCGGTCATCCTGGCCAGCGGCGACGGTCACACCGGCTGGCTGAACACCAAAGCTCTTGCACTTCTGGGGGTTCCGCTTCGCGACGGGCCACTTCTCGAGTCCGAGTGGTTCGACCTGCAACACCATGTCAGTGCCCTGACCGCCGTATCGGAGAACATCGACGACCTGCTGCGCGCGACCATCTCGGACGCAGCGAGCAAAGGTGTTGTCGGTGTCGTCGACTTCGAGATGGCTGCGGGCTACCTGGAGTGGCCGGAGCGATTTGCCCGCGGGATCGACCAGATCCGCATCCGGCCGGTCACGTACCCCGACAGACTCGACGATGTCCTAGCGGCAGGTCTGCGAACGGGCAGCGAACTCGCCGACGGACGAGGGTTGCTGACCATGGGCCCGTTGAAGATCTTCTCGGACGGGTCACTGAACACCCGCACCGCGTTCTGCTGCGAGCCCTATACCGACACCGAACACCACACACTCGGCCACCAGGCGTACCACCAAAAGTCCCTCGTGGAGTTGCTCACCCGTGGACACCGCGGCGGCATGGACATCGCTTTGCACGCCATCGGTGATGCTGCGGTGGATCAGGCACTGAGCGCGTTCGAGGCAACCGGCGCACGCGGCGGCATCGAACACATGCAACTCATCCGCCACGACGACATCCGGCGGATGCGAGCTCTGGGCGTACGGGCGAGTGTCCAGCCGGCCCATCTGATCGACGACCGGGAGGTGGCCCGGCAATGCTGGTCCGACCGCACCGACCGTTGTTTCGCCCTTCGTTCGATGCTGCGGGGCGGTGTCACACTCGCGCTCGGCTCCGATGCACCGGTTGCCCCGCTCGATCCGAGAATCGCGATGGCAGCAGCCGTCGATCGGGGCGCCGACGCGACAACCGAGCCATGGAACGCCGATGAGGCGCTCACCCCGGCGCAAGCCCTCTCGGCCAGTACTGACGGGCAGACCACGGTGGCAGTGGGCAGTCGGGGCGATGTGGTGCTGCTCGACGACAATCCGATCGCATCAGGTACGTCGACAGAGATGGGCGCTCGTCTGCGCGCACTCGGAGTCGCCGCCACCATCGTCCGCGGCCGCCCCGTTCACCTGGCCCTGTAACGGCGAACGCGCCAGCACGACTTGGGGCAAACCTCTCGTTACGGTAGGTTTGCGGGCGTTCCGACCACGTCTGCCGGCCACCACACCCGACTGCCCACATCAGCTCGAAAGGACGCGCGTGCCCAGCACGAACTCCGTCACCCATTCTCAGAACCCGCCGGCGACGGTGCGCGCGCTCATGAGTTCACCACGCGATCTCCGGCGGGAGGTGCTGGCAGGTCTGGTGGTGGCGCTCGCGCTTATCCCCGAGGCCATCTCGTTCTCGATCATCGCCGGGGTCGACCCGCGTGTGGGGCTGTTCGCGTCGTTCACCATGGCCGTCACCATCGCCGTGGTCGGAGGCCGGCCGGCGATGATCTCCGCCGCCACCGGCGCTGTTGCGCTTGTCGTGGCGCCGATCGTCGACGACTACGGACTCGACTACCTCATCGCCACGGTCATCCTCGCCGGCATCTTCCAGATCGCGCTCAGCGTGATCGGTATCGCCAAGTTGATGCGCTTCATCCCCCGCAGCGTGATGACCGGGTTCGTCAACGCGTTGGCCATTCTCATCTTCGGAGCCCAGCTGCCGCATCTCATCGGTGACGACATCCCT is a window from the Williamsia sp. DF01-3 genome containing:
- a CDS encoding amidohydrolase; protein product: MTVSSTLIRSARLVPVGRPTPTDLPVDIRIDGATVTEIAPGLRPTGAETVIDADGRWAIPGLWDQHAHLTWWAQSRSKLDVSGTSGPGDVLRIVADHVASLPHPWRSGAIIGYGFRTATWPEQPTAAMLDTVSGSHPVILASGDGHTGWLNTKALALLGVPLRDGPLLESEWFDLQHHVSALTAVSENIDDLLRATISDAASKGVVGVVDFEMAAGYLEWPERFARGIDQIRIRPVTYPDRLDDVLAAGLRTGSELADGRGLLTMGPLKIFSDGSLNTRTAFCCEPYTDTEHHTLGHQAYHQKSLVELLTRGHRGGMDIALHAIGDAAVDQALSAFEATGARGGIEHMQLIRHDDIRRMRALGVRASVQPAHLIDDREVARQCWSDRTDRCFALRSMLRGGVTLALGSDAPVAPLDPRIAMAAAVDRGADATTEPWNADEALTPAQALSASTDGQTTVAVGSRGDVVLLDDNPIASGTSTEMGARLRALGVAATIVRGRPVHLAL